The following coding sequences are from one Veillonellales bacterium window:
- a CDS encoding IclR family transcriptional regulator, giving the protein MKLNKSAARSVEILNLLAKSKKPLTQLEVSQMLDLPKSSTYELLYTLLDKGMLEFDNEDLKTFKLSLKLFELGMTVLEKADLTTMARPILEDLSSKMGETVFLAVENKGDIVYLDRVEESSSITTSAGLGIRRPMYCTGLGKALLATYPANRVEEIWNRADLKVYGKNTIREYNDLVADIQQTRRRGYAIDNREMEDEIFCVAAPVYGRTDNAVGAISIATVYFKINKNRIEMLGKEIMKSALDISKRLGFRRNTLYFEK; this is encoded by the coding sequence TTGAAATTAAATAAATCAGCAGCTAGAAGTGTGGAGATATTAAATTTGCTTGCAAAGAGCAAGAAACCTTTAACCCAGCTGGAAGTTAGTCAGATGCTGGATTTACCCAAAAGCAGCACATACGAACTTTTATATACACTCTTGGACAAGGGAATGCTTGAGTTTGATAACGAGGATTTAAAGACTTTTAAGTTAAGTCTTAAACTTTTTGAGCTGGGTATGACTGTTCTGGAAAAAGCTGATCTTACAACAATGGCCCGTCCCATTCTTGAAGATTTAAGTTCGAAAATGGGGGAGACAGTATTTTTGGCAGTCGAAAACAAGGGCGATATCGTATATTTAGATAGAGTTGAAGAAAGCAGTTCGATAACTACTTCTGCAGGTTTAGGGATTAGGCGGCCAATGTACTGTACAGGTTTAGGGAAGGCGTTGTTAGCTACTTATCCTGCCAATCGGGTGGAAGAGATATGGAATAGGGCTGATCTTAAAGTTTATGGCAAGAATACAATTCGTGAATACAACGATTTGGTTGCAGATATCCAACAAACGCGAAGACGGGGCTATGCTATTGATAATCGTGAAATGGAAGATGAGATATTCTGTGTAGCCGCACCGGTTTATGGCCGAACGGATAATGCCGTTGGCGCTATTAGTATAGCAACAGTTTATTTTAAAATAAATAAGAATAGAATAGAGATGCTGGGCAAAGAAATTATGAAGAGCGCCTTGGATATATCAAAGAGACTTGGTTTCAGAAGAAACACTTTATATTTTGAGAAATAA